In one window of Temnothorax longispinosus isolate EJ_2023e chromosome 11, Tlon_JGU_v1, whole genome shotgun sequence DNA:
- the LOC139822148 gene encoding solute carrier family 66 member 2 isoform X1, producing MDDTYELNLKNLAGWIASGAMIFGAVVPYVPQYKEIKRKEDAEGFSLYVCLTLLIANTLRILFWFGKHYELPLLLQSILMILAMFVMIKLCINVQNRTQIIKSKERVLTEFFYFADLDARFFWKWTDFKSYLGFMILFAGVGGVITYLFLDVPVFIEIVGFLAVLIEAMLGVPQFLRNSANKSTVGMSIAMVAMWTVGDIFKTCYFVLRDTPVQFQVCGAVQVTIDIAILAQVYLYKTSNTVHTRAPTRSD from the exons ATGGACGACACGTACGAGCTGAATCTGAAGAACCTGGCCGGCTGGATCGCGTCCGGCGCGATGATCTTCGGCGCGGTCGTGCCCTACGTGCCGCAGTACAAGGAGATCAAGAGGAAGGAGGACGCCGAGGGATTTTCCCTCTACGTTTGCCTCACCCTCCTGATCGCCAACACGCTCCGCATATTATTTTG GTTTGGCAAACACTACGAGCTTCCGCTTTTATTACAAAGCATACTGATGATTCTAGCAATGTTCGTTATGATTAAGCTTTGTATTAATGTACAAAACAGAACGCAGATAATCAAATCCAAAGAGCGCGTACTTACAG AATTTTTCTACTTCGCAGATTTGGACGCTAGATTCTTTTGGAAGTGGACGGACTTCAAGTCCTATTTGGGCTTCATGATTCTGTTCGCCGGTGTGGGTGGtgtaataacatatttatttctggATGTACCggtatttattgaaattgttgGATTCTTAGCGGTATTGATAGAAGCTATGCTGGGTGTTCCTCAATTTCTCCGCAATTCGGCGAACAAGTCGACCGTAGGAATGAG CATAGCCATGGTGGCGATGTGGACCGTGGGAGATATCTTCAAAACGTGCTACTTTGTTTTGAGAGACACTCCCGTGCAGTTTCAGGTGTGCGGTGCTGTTCAAGTCACGATTGACATTGCCATTTTAGCACAAGTATATCTCTACAAGACTAGTAATACTGTACACACGAGAGCTCCAACGAGATCGGACTGA
- the LOC139822148 gene encoding solute carrier family 66 member 2 isoform X2 — MDDTYELNLKNLAGWIASGAMIFGAVVPYVPQYKEIKRKEDAEGFSLYVCLTLLIANTLRILFWFGKHYELPLLLQSILMILAMFVMIKLCINVQNRTQIIKSKERVLTDLDARFFWKWTDFKSYLGFMILFAGVGGVITYLFLDVPVFIEIVGFLAVLIEAMLGVPQFLRNSANKSTVGMSIAMVAMWTVGDIFKTCYFVLRDTPVQFQVCGAVQVTIDIAILAQVYLYKTSNTVHTRAPTRSD, encoded by the exons ATGGACGACACGTACGAGCTGAATCTGAAGAACCTGGCCGGCTGGATCGCGTCCGGCGCGATGATCTTCGGCGCGGTCGTGCCCTACGTGCCGCAGTACAAGGAGATCAAGAGGAAGGAGGACGCCGAGGGATTTTCCCTCTACGTTTGCCTCACCCTCCTGATCGCCAACACGCTCCGCATATTATTTTG GTTTGGCAAACACTACGAGCTTCCGCTTTTATTACAAAGCATACTGATGATTCTAGCAATGTTCGTTATGATTAAGCTTTGTATTAATGTACAAAACAGAACGCAGATAATCAAATCCAAAGAGCGCGTACTTACAG ATTTGGACGCTAGATTCTTTTGGAAGTGGACGGACTTCAAGTCCTATTTGGGCTTCATGATTCTGTTCGCCGGTGTGGGTGGtgtaataacatatttatttctggATGTACCggtatttattgaaattgttgGATTCTTAGCGGTATTGATAGAAGCTATGCTGGGTGTTCCTCAATTTCTCCGCAATTCGGCGAACAAGTCGACCGTAGGAATGAG CATAGCCATGGTGGCGATGTGGACCGTGGGAGATATCTTCAAAACGTGCTACTTTGTTTTGAGAGACACTCCCGTGCAGTTTCAGGTGTGCGGTGCTGTTCAAGTCACGATTGACATTGCCATTTTAGCACAAGTATATCTCTACAAGACTAGTAATACTGTACACACGAGAGCTCCAACGAGATCGGACTGA
- the Hfw gene encoding protein halfway isoform X1 has protein sequence MQMQWLALIICLYAGVASARTEEDQQTSNAGGVSNSLPEQCFYRHPVDCPSDSSRCPCKRITLANVPEGNAALCCNTDQQTLEDGLSCIGFQHSNISYVHIRNATLDVFNVSEVRWRMLKSLAITDGKINRLRGQFRMMTPIQCLNLSNNELREVENNSLTRLVQLTTLDLSYNKLTYLPALNTMNGREFWLDISGTNILSCHDVYQYINKTGEKQITFNRENETVCSSLATWHWFNTTEQVPLSQVLYLSLLQTECPKGDTWQCQCDIKRLDIIEGKPPTHAVNVDCSAMQLTELPEKLPQNTIALNVSYNNITVLDDLSTNPCYEGLREFYADYNNICSINKLEGSKFLDNYAILSLRYNKIKSLPTYILSPSAHNKNFMSSRNLVRLGGNKLHCDCNTAKHLKAWLQTRILDSDEVMCENVKEKVIDLEPSKMCVYPGDWTDYIYYIIATEVILLIGLIAKVSYDYWVFKTAGYLPWPANKMPKLPCDWLFET, from the exons ATGCAGATGCAGTGGTTGGCATTGATAATATGCCTCTACGCCGGAGTAGCCAGTGCGCGTACGGAGGAGGACCAGCAGACGTCGAACGCAGGCGGTGTCTCGAACTCTCTTCCGGAACAGTGTTTTTACAGACACCCGGTAGACTGTCCCTCGGACTCGAGCAGATGTCCCTGCAAGAGGATCACGCTGGCGAATGTGCCGGAGGGCAATGCCGCGCTCTGCTGCAATACAGACCAACAGACTCTGGAGGATGGTCTCTCTTGCATAG GATTTCAACATTCAAATATAAGTTACGTGCACATACGTAACGCAACTTTGGATGTATTTAACGTAAGTGAAGTTCGTTGGAGGATGCTGAAATCTCTGGCCATAACAGATGGCAAGATTAATCGACTGCGGGGTCAGTTTCGCATGATGACGCCCATACAGTGTCTGAATCTCTCGAATAATGAGCTGCGCGAGGTAGAGAATAATTCGCTGACACGTTTGGTGCAGCTCACCACGTTGGATCTGTCTTATAATAAACTCACTTACCTTCCAGCTTTGAATACGATGAACGGCCGAGAATTCTGGTTAGACATCtcag GAACAAATATACTTTCGTGCCACGATGTGTATCAGTATATCAATAAAACGGGCGAAAAGCAAATCACATTTAATCGCGAGAACGAGACAGTGTGCTCCTCCTTGGCAACGTGGCACTGGTTCAACACGACTGAACAAGTGCCTCTTTCGCAGGTTCTTTACCTCAGCTTG TTGCAAACGGAATGTCCAAAAGGTGACACCTGGCAATGCCAATGTGATATCAAGAGACTAGACATTATCGAGGGCAAGCCGCCTACACACGCTGTAAATGTAGATTGTAGCGCAATGCAGTTGACGGAATTACCCGAGAAATTGCCGCAAAACACTATAGCCCTTAATGTTTCCTATAATAAT atcACAGTTCTAGATGATCTTAGTACTAACCCATGTTACGAAGGTCTACGAGAGTTTTATGcggattataataatatctgctCGATAAACAAGTTGGAAGGTTCTAAGTTTCTGGATAATTATGCGATCCTTAGTTTACGatacaacaaaattaaatca CTGccaacatatatattaagtcCAAGCGCACACAATAAGAATTTCATGAGTTCGAGAAACCTGGTCAGACTAGGAGGCAACAAGTTGCATTGCGATTGTAATACTGCTAAGCATCTAAAG GCATGGTTACAAACGCGAATACTGGACTCTGACGAAGTAATGTGCGAAAATGTAAAGGAGAAAGTTATAGATCTGGAGCCATCGAAGATGTGCGTGTATCCGGGAGACTGGACTGactatatatactatattattgCTACCGAGGTGATACTTCTGATAGGTCTGATAGCCAAAGTGTCTTATGATTATTGGGTGTTCAAAACGGCAGGATATCTTCCGTGGCCGGCGAATAAAATGCCAAAATTGCCTTGCGATTGGCTGTTCGAAACGTAG
- the Hfw gene encoding protein halfway isoform X2: MQWLALIICLYAGVASARTEEDQQTSNAGGVSNSLPEQCFYRHPVDCPSDSSRCPCKRITLANVPEGNAALCCNTDQQTLEDGLSCIGFQHSNISYVHIRNATLDVFNVSEVRWRMLKSLAITDGKINRLRGQFRMMTPIQCLNLSNNELREVENNSLTRLVQLTTLDLSYNKLTYLPALNTMNGREFWLDISGTNILSCHDVYQYINKTGEKQITFNRENETVCSSLATWHWFNTTEQVPLSQVLYLSLLQTECPKGDTWQCQCDIKRLDIIEGKPPTHAVNVDCSAMQLTELPEKLPQNTIALNVSYNNITVLDDLSTNPCYEGLREFYADYNNICSINKLEGSKFLDNYAILSLRYNKIKSLPTYILSPSAHNKNFMSSRNLVRLGGNKLHCDCNTAKHLKAWLQTRILDSDEVMCENVKEKVIDLEPSKMCVYPGDWTDYIYYIIATEVILLIGLIAKVSYDYWVFKTAGYLPWPANKMPKLPCDWLFET; encoded by the exons ATGCAGTGGTTGGCATTGATAATATGCCTCTACGCCGGAGTAGCCAGTGCGCGTACGGAGGAGGACCAGCAGACGTCGAACGCAGGCGGTGTCTCGAACTCTCTTCCGGAACAGTGTTTTTACAGACACCCGGTAGACTGTCCCTCGGACTCGAGCAGATGTCCCTGCAAGAGGATCACGCTGGCGAATGTGCCGGAGGGCAATGCCGCGCTCTGCTGCAATACAGACCAACAGACTCTGGAGGATGGTCTCTCTTGCATAG GATTTCAACATTCAAATATAAGTTACGTGCACATACGTAACGCAACTTTGGATGTATTTAACGTAAGTGAAGTTCGTTGGAGGATGCTGAAATCTCTGGCCATAACAGATGGCAAGATTAATCGACTGCGGGGTCAGTTTCGCATGATGACGCCCATACAGTGTCTGAATCTCTCGAATAATGAGCTGCGCGAGGTAGAGAATAATTCGCTGACACGTTTGGTGCAGCTCACCACGTTGGATCTGTCTTATAATAAACTCACTTACCTTCCAGCTTTGAATACGATGAACGGCCGAGAATTCTGGTTAGACATCtcag GAACAAATATACTTTCGTGCCACGATGTGTATCAGTATATCAATAAAACGGGCGAAAAGCAAATCACATTTAATCGCGAGAACGAGACAGTGTGCTCCTCCTTGGCAACGTGGCACTGGTTCAACACGACTGAACAAGTGCCTCTTTCGCAGGTTCTTTACCTCAGCTTG TTGCAAACGGAATGTCCAAAAGGTGACACCTGGCAATGCCAATGTGATATCAAGAGACTAGACATTATCGAGGGCAAGCCGCCTACACACGCTGTAAATGTAGATTGTAGCGCAATGCAGTTGACGGAATTACCCGAGAAATTGCCGCAAAACACTATAGCCCTTAATGTTTCCTATAATAAT atcACAGTTCTAGATGATCTTAGTACTAACCCATGTTACGAAGGTCTACGAGAGTTTTATGcggattataataatatctgctCGATAAACAAGTTGGAAGGTTCTAAGTTTCTGGATAATTATGCGATCCTTAGTTTACGatacaacaaaattaaatca CTGccaacatatatattaagtcCAAGCGCACACAATAAGAATTTCATGAGTTCGAGAAACCTGGTCAGACTAGGAGGCAACAAGTTGCATTGCGATTGTAATACTGCTAAGCATCTAAAG GCATGGTTACAAACGCGAATACTGGACTCTGACGAAGTAATGTGCGAAAATGTAAAGGAGAAAGTTATAGATCTGGAGCCATCGAAGATGTGCGTGTATCCGGGAGACTGGACTGactatatatactatattattgCTACCGAGGTGATACTTCTGATAGGTCTGATAGCCAAAGTGTCTTATGATTATTGGGTGTTCAAAACGGCAGGATATCTTCCGTGGCCGGCGAATAAAATGCCAAAATTGCCTTGCGATTGGCTGTTCGAAACGTAG